One Oryza sativa Japonica Group chromosome 8, ASM3414082v1 DNA window includes the following coding sequences:
- the LOC9269435 gene encoding formin-like protein 6: MALFRKFFYRKPPDGLLEITERVYVFDSCFTTDVFNDDKYQDYIGDIVAQLQCHFADASFMVFNFREGESQSLLANILSSYEMVVMDYPRQYEGCPLVTIEMIHHFLRSGESWLSLSQQNVLIMHCERGGWAVLAFMLAGLLLYRKQYIGEQRTLEMIYRQAPRELIQLLSPLNPIPSQIRYLHYISRRNVSAVWPPGDRALTLDCVILRNIPGFNGEGGCRPIFRIYGKDPLLATSNTPKVLFSTPKRSKYVRLYKKVDCELIKIDIHCHIQGDVVLECISLDADQQREEMIFRVMFNTAFIRSNILMLNRDEIDILWDAKDRFPKEFRAEVLFSEMDSVNQLDSMEVGGIGEKEGLPVEAFAKVQEMFSNVDWLDPTADAAALLFQQLTSSENIQLRKGLLSPNKKDFHLSSISPTKKQSDNVEDKLSNAELSTIYVHKQENNDVQGLIPQKQATIPDEKSGSSVIHEKMISLVHEEITQVVDINTGCLSSLDMTVPSTMNSSRPVLIDQNSKLDDQFGSLQSSSPTMIMSQQFPVSRSSSVLSSDFSPRLLSACPRFHSAPSALGITALLEDHAAFGDTKNSVKVSSAVVKIPSKQSSQQHPITVTPVVTKCTPSPPPLLPPLAPVVPVPSDDQMISQEKDMSQQAQKHPDLSSFPSLSPTQQKQSTSKLCQTILPTNHQLSSSNITKEPLQISPAPTPPPLPTPSTSSSSSCHCLPPDSMLSTTTALFRPPAPPPPPLQSPSTPRCSPVRTLASPPPPPAPTSSPVRMSGPPPPPPPPAPNSCPSRPAPPPPPPPPLASTSSPPRPAAPSPCQLHTSTSSPARPVPPPPPTLSTIRSSAPTPPLLPGATSAPSPPPPPPPCSSSNQLSAPPPPPPSFSKNNGSIAPPPAPPGGNAKLPGMRGRGPAPPSGPMSRSLQSGQAASRRSNLKPLHWVKVTRAMQGSLWEESQKTDEASKPPVFDMSELEHLFSAVLPSSDGKRSDKSGSRASGSKPEKIHLIDLRRANNCGIMLTKVKMPLPDLMSAILTLDDTILDADQVENLIKFTPTKEEAELLKGYKGDKQVLGECEQFFMELMKLPRVDSKLRVFLFKIQFPSQVSDLKRSLNIVNSSAEEIRGSAKLKRIMQTILSLGNALNQGTARGSAVGFRLDSLLKLSDTRARNNKMTLMHYLSKVLSEKLPELLDFPKDLASLELAAKVQLKSLAEEMQAINKGLEKVEQELTTSENDGPVSEIFRKTLKDFLSGAEAEVRSLTSLYSNVGRNADALALYFGEDPARCPFEQVVITLQNFVRLFVRSHDENCKQLDLEKKKALKEAEAEKTKKEPENAQKTKEPGNDKAKHNNSIKELDISLQSPAQTASAK; this comes from the exons atggCGCTCTTCCGCAAGTTCTTCTACCGGAAGCCGCCCGATGGCCTCCTGGAGATCACCGAGCGCGTCTACG TATTTGATTCTTGCTTCACTACGGATGTCTTTAACGATGATAAGTACCAAGACTACATTGGGGACATTGTCGCTCAACTTCAATGCCACTTTGCTGATGCCTCATTTATGGTGTTCAACTTTCGAGAGGGAGAAAGTCAAAGTTTGCTGGCAAATATCTTATCGAGCTATGAGATGGTAGTGATGGATTATCCAAGACAATATGAGGGATGTCCACTTGTTACCATTGAGATGATTCACCATTTCTTGAGGTCAGGGGAGAGCTGGCTGTCTTTGAGCCAGCAGAATGTGTTGATAATGCACTGTGAGCGAGGTGGCTGGGCTGTACTTGCATTCATGTTGGCAGGGCTACTGTTGTATAGAAAACAGTACATTGGTGAACAGAGGACACTGGAGATGATCTACAGGCAAGCACCTCGTGAGCTGATTCAGTTGCTCTCACCACTAAATCCTATACCCTCTCAGATACGATACTTACATTATATATCTCGGAGGAATGTGAGCGCAGTGTGGCCACCAGGTGATCGGGCACTTACCTTGGATTGTGTAATACTAAGAAATATTCCAGGTTTCAATGGGGAGGGTGGATGTAGACCGATATTCCGTATTTACGGAAAAGATCCTCTACTTGCTACAAGTAACACCCCCAAGGTGCTTTTCTCAACACCAAAGAGGAGCAAATATGTTCGGCTTTACAAGAAG GTAGACTgcgaattaattaaaattgacATTCACTGCCATATTCAAGGTGATGTTGTCCTTGAATGCATTAGCCTTGATGCGGATCAACAACGGGAAGAGATGATATTCAGGGTCATGTTCAATACAGCATTTATTAGATCTAACATTCTGATGCTAAATCGTGATGAAATTGACATATTATGGGATGCGAAAGACCGATTCCCGAAAGAATTCAGAGCTGAG GTTCTTTTTTCAGAAATGGACTCTGTAAATCAGTTAGATTCCATGGAGGTGGGTGGTATAGGAGAGAAGGAGGGCCTCCCAGTCGAAGCATTTGCAAAGGTTCAAGAGATGTTCAGCAATGTCGACTGGTTAGATCCGACAGCGGATGCTGCAGCCCTACTTTTTCAGCAGCTTACTTCATCAGAAAACATTCAGCTGAGAAAGGGTTTGTTGTCTCCAAATAAGAAAGACTTCCATCTTAGCTCAATTTCTCCAACCAAGAAACAGTCTGACAATGTTGAAGATAAATTAAGCAATGCTGAACTCTCAACCATCTATGTGCACAAACAAGAAAATAATGACGTTCAGGGGTTGATCCCACAGAAACAAGCCACCATTCCTGATGAAAAATCAGGGTCGTCTGTCATCCATGAGAAGATGATTTCTCTAGTTCATGAGGAGATAACACAGGTAGTTGACATCAATACTGGTTGCCTATCTTCATTGGATATGACAGTTCCTTCCACCATGAACTCTAGCAGACCAGTTCTAATCGACCAAAATTCTAAGCTTGATGATCAGTTTGGTTCACTACAGAGCTCTTCACCCACAATGATTATGTCGCAGCAGTTTCCAGTTTCTAGGTCAAGTTCTGTCCTTTCCAGTGACTTTAGTCCTAGATTACTTTCAGCCTGCCCAAGATTTCACAGTGCACCTTCTGCCCTTGGAATTACGGCTCTGTTGGAAGACCATGCTGCATTTGGAGACACTAAGAATTCTGTCAAAGTTTCAAGTGCCGTGGTCAAAATTCCATCAAAACAGTCATCACAACAGCATCCAATAACAG TTACTCCTGTTGTAACGAAGTgtacaccatcaccaccaccactgcttcctccactggCTCCGGTGGTGCCAGTACCATCTGATGATCAAATGATATCCCAGGAAAAAGACATGTCTCAACAGGCTCAAAAGCATCCAG ACCTTTCATCATTTCCATCCCTATCTCCTACTCAACAAAAACAATCCACATCAAAATTATGTCAAACTATTCTGCCCACAAATCATCAACTGTCCTCAAGTAACATTACGAAAGAGCCACTACAAATTTCTCCTGCTCCCACTCCACCTCCATTGCCTACTCCATCAACTTCCAGTTCTAGTAGTTGTCATTGTCTCCCTCCAGATTCCATGCTTTCCACCACAACAGCTTTGTTCAGACCTccagcaccgccgccaccaccacttcAATCTCCATCCACTCCTAGATGCTCTCCTGTTAGAACTCTTGcatcacctccacctcctcctgccCCTACTTCATCGCCTGTTAGAATGTCAGggcctcctcccccacctcctccacctgcaCCAAACTCGTGTCCCAGTAGACctgcaccacctccacctccacctccaccacttGCTTCAACTTCATCTCCTCCCCGACCTGCCGCACCATCACCGTGTCAACTACATACTTCAACTTCATCTCCTGCACGACCAgttccaccacctccaccaacATTATCTACAATTAGATCTTCAGCGCCAACACCACCTCTACTGCCTGGAGCTACTTCTGCAccatccccaccaccaccaccacccccctgTAGTTCATCAAATCAACTGTctgctccgccaccgcctcctccaagCTTCTCAAAGAACAATGGCAGTATTGCGCCTCCGCCAGCACCTCCTGGTGGTAATGCTAAATTGCCTGGTATGAGGGGGCGTGGACCTGCACCTCCTTCAGGTCCAATGTCTAGGAGCCTTCAATCTGGTCAGGCTGCATCCAGAAGGTCCAACTTGAAGCCCCTACACTGGGTTAAAGTAACAAGAGCAATGCAGGGAAGTCTCTGGGAGGAGTCACAGAAAACTGACGAAGCTTCAAA ACCTCCAGTGTTTGACATGTCAGAACTAGAACATCTTTTCTCAGCTGTCCTGCCAAGTTCAGATGGGAAGCGTTCAGATAAGTCAGGAAGTCGTGCATCTGGATCAAAACCAGAAAAGATTCACCTT ATTGACCTTCGCCGAGCTAATAATTGCGGAATCATGCTAACAAAAGTCAAAATGCCCTTGCCTGACCTAATG AGCGCAATTCTTACTTTGGATGATACTATCCTAGATGCTGATCAGGTGGAAAACCTTATTAAGTTCACTCCAACTAAAGAGGAAGCAGAACTTCTGAAG GGTTACAAAGGAGATAAGCAAGTACTTGGAGAATGTGAGCAG TTCTTCATGGAGCTTATGAAATTACCCCGTGTGGATTCTAAGCTGAGAGTTTTCTTATTTAAGATTCAATTCCCTTCTCAG GTTTCTGACCTTAAGAGGAGCCTGAACATTGTCAACTCTTCCGCGGAAGAG ATAAGGGGTTCAGCTAAGCTGAAAAGGATTATGCAGACAATTCTTTCACTGGGAAATGCGTTAAACCAAGGAACTGCTAGAG gtTCTGCTGTTGGGTTCAGGTTGGATAGCTTACTCAAACTAAGTGACACTCGTGCACGTAACAATAAGATGactttaatgcattatttatccAAG GTGCTTTCTGAGAAACTTCCAGAACTTCTTGATTTTCCTAAAGATCTCGCTAGCTTGGAGTTGGCAGCAAAG GTACAATTGAAGTCATTAGCAGAGGAAATGCAGGCCATAAACAAAGGACTCGAAAAAGTCGAGCAAGAACTAACTACATCAGAAAATGATGGCCCTGTGTCAGAGATATTCCGCAAG ACACTGAAGGATTTTCTAAGTGGTGCTGAAGCTGAAGTTAGATCCTTGACCTCACTATATTCTAATGTG GGAAGAAATGCTGATGCATTAGCACTTTATTTTGGAGAAGACCCAGCACGTTGTCCATTTGAGCAAG TGGTCATTACACTCCAAAACTTTGTGAGATTGTTCGTACGTTCCCATGATGAGAACTGCAAACAATTGGatctagaaaagaagaaagcaCTGAAGGAAGCAGAAGCAGAGAAAACCAAGAAGGAGCCAGAAAACGCACAGAAAACTAAGGAACCAGGAAATGACAAAGCTAAGCACAACAATTCAATCAAAGAGTTGGATATCTCACTCCAATCACCAGCGCAAACTGCCAGTGCCAAATGA
- the LOC9269435 gene encoding formin-like protein 6 isoform X1 — MALFRKFFYRKPPDGLLEITERVYVFDSCFTTDVFNDDKYQDYIGDIVAQLQCHFADASFMVFNFREGESQSLLANILSSYEMVVMDYPRQYEGCPLVTIEMIHHFLRSGESWLSLSQQNVLIMHCERGGWAVLAFMLAGLLLYRKQYIGEQRTLEMIYRQAPRELIQLLSPLNPIPSQIRYLHYISRRNVSAVWPPGDRALTLDCVILRNIPGFNGEGGCRPIFRIYGKDPLLATSNTPKVLFSTPKRSKYVRLYKKVDCELIKIDIHCHIQGDVVLECISLDADQQREEMIFRVMFNTAFIRSNILMLNRDEIDILWDAKDRFPKEFRAEVLFSEMDSVNQLDSMEVGGIGEKEGLPVEAFAKVQEMFSNVDWLDPTADAAALLFQQLTSSENIQLRKGLLSPNKKDFHLSSISPTKKQSDNVEDKLSNAELSTIYVHKQENNDVQGLIPQKQATIPDEKSGSSVIHEKMISLVHEEITQVVDINTGCLSSLDMTVPSTMNSSRPVLIDQNSKLDDQFGSLQSSSPTMIMSQQFPVSRSSSVLSSDFSPRLLSACPRFHSAPSALGITALLEDHAAFGDTKNSVKVSSAVVKIPSKQSSQQHPITVTPVVTKCTPSPPPLLPPLAPVVPVPSDDQMISQEKDMSQQAQKHPDLSSFPSLSPTQQKQSTSKLCQTILPTNHQLSSSNITKEPLQISPAPTPPPLPTPSTSSSSSCHCLPPDSMLSTTTALFRPPAPPPPPLQSPSTPRCSPVRTLASPPPPPAPTSSPVRMSGPPPPPPPPAPNSCPSRPAPPPPPPPPLASTSSPPRPAAPSPCQLHTSTSSPARPVPPPPPTLSTIRSSAPTPPLLPGATSAPSPPPPPPPCSSSNQLSAPPPPPPSFSKNNGSIAPPPAPPGGNAKLPGMRGRGPAPPSGPMSRSLQSGQAASRRSNLKPLHWVKVTRAMQGSLWEESQKTDEASKPPVFDMSELEHLFSAVLPSSDGKRSDKSGSRASGSKPEKIHLIDLRRANNCGIMLTKVKMPLPDLMSAILTLDDTILDADQVENLIKFTPTKEEAELLKGYKGDKQVLGECEQFFMELMKLPRVDSKLRVFLFKIQFPSQVSDLKRSLNIVNSSAEEIRGSAKLKRIMQTILSLGNALNQGTARGSAVGFRLDSLLKLSDTRARNNKMTLMHYLSKVLSEKLPELLDFPKDLASLELAAK, encoded by the exons atggCGCTCTTCCGCAAGTTCTTCTACCGGAAGCCGCCCGATGGCCTCCTGGAGATCACCGAGCGCGTCTACG TATTTGATTCTTGCTTCACTACGGATGTCTTTAACGATGATAAGTACCAAGACTACATTGGGGACATTGTCGCTCAACTTCAATGCCACTTTGCTGATGCCTCATTTATGGTGTTCAACTTTCGAGAGGGAGAAAGTCAAAGTTTGCTGGCAAATATCTTATCGAGCTATGAGATGGTAGTGATGGATTATCCAAGACAATATGAGGGATGTCCACTTGTTACCATTGAGATGATTCACCATTTCTTGAGGTCAGGGGAGAGCTGGCTGTCTTTGAGCCAGCAGAATGTGTTGATAATGCACTGTGAGCGAGGTGGCTGGGCTGTACTTGCATTCATGTTGGCAGGGCTACTGTTGTATAGAAAACAGTACATTGGTGAACAGAGGACACTGGAGATGATCTACAGGCAAGCACCTCGTGAGCTGATTCAGTTGCTCTCACCACTAAATCCTATACCCTCTCAGATACGATACTTACATTATATATCTCGGAGGAATGTGAGCGCAGTGTGGCCACCAGGTGATCGGGCACTTACCTTGGATTGTGTAATACTAAGAAATATTCCAGGTTTCAATGGGGAGGGTGGATGTAGACCGATATTCCGTATTTACGGAAAAGATCCTCTACTTGCTACAAGTAACACCCCCAAGGTGCTTTTCTCAACACCAAAGAGGAGCAAATATGTTCGGCTTTACAAGAAG GTAGACTgcgaattaattaaaattgacATTCACTGCCATATTCAAGGTGATGTTGTCCTTGAATGCATTAGCCTTGATGCGGATCAACAACGGGAAGAGATGATATTCAGGGTCATGTTCAATACAGCATTTATTAGATCTAACATTCTGATGCTAAATCGTGATGAAATTGACATATTATGGGATGCGAAAGACCGATTCCCGAAAGAATTCAGAGCTGAG GTTCTTTTTTCAGAAATGGACTCTGTAAATCAGTTAGATTCCATGGAGGTGGGTGGTATAGGAGAGAAGGAGGGCCTCCCAGTCGAAGCATTTGCAAAGGTTCAAGAGATGTTCAGCAATGTCGACTGGTTAGATCCGACAGCGGATGCTGCAGCCCTACTTTTTCAGCAGCTTACTTCATCAGAAAACATTCAGCTGAGAAAGGGTTTGTTGTCTCCAAATAAGAAAGACTTCCATCTTAGCTCAATTTCTCCAACCAAGAAACAGTCTGACAATGTTGAAGATAAATTAAGCAATGCTGAACTCTCAACCATCTATGTGCACAAACAAGAAAATAATGACGTTCAGGGGTTGATCCCACAGAAACAAGCCACCATTCCTGATGAAAAATCAGGGTCGTCTGTCATCCATGAGAAGATGATTTCTCTAGTTCATGAGGAGATAACACAGGTAGTTGACATCAATACTGGTTGCCTATCTTCATTGGATATGACAGTTCCTTCCACCATGAACTCTAGCAGACCAGTTCTAATCGACCAAAATTCTAAGCTTGATGATCAGTTTGGTTCACTACAGAGCTCTTCACCCACAATGATTATGTCGCAGCAGTTTCCAGTTTCTAGGTCAAGTTCTGTCCTTTCCAGTGACTTTAGTCCTAGATTACTTTCAGCCTGCCCAAGATTTCACAGTGCACCTTCTGCCCTTGGAATTACGGCTCTGTTGGAAGACCATGCTGCATTTGGAGACACTAAGAATTCTGTCAAAGTTTCAAGTGCCGTGGTCAAAATTCCATCAAAACAGTCATCACAACAGCATCCAATAACAG TTACTCCTGTTGTAACGAAGTgtacaccatcaccaccaccactgcttcctccactggCTCCGGTGGTGCCAGTACCATCTGATGATCAAATGATATCCCAGGAAAAAGACATGTCTCAACAGGCTCAAAAGCATCCAG ACCTTTCATCATTTCCATCCCTATCTCCTACTCAACAAAAACAATCCACATCAAAATTATGTCAAACTATTCTGCCCACAAATCATCAACTGTCCTCAAGTAACATTACGAAAGAGCCACTACAAATTTCTCCTGCTCCCACTCCACCTCCATTGCCTACTCCATCAACTTCCAGTTCTAGTAGTTGTCATTGTCTCCCTCCAGATTCCATGCTTTCCACCACAACAGCTTTGTTCAGACCTccagcaccgccgccaccaccacttcAATCTCCATCCACTCCTAGATGCTCTCCTGTTAGAACTCTTGcatcacctccacctcctcctgccCCTACTTCATCGCCTGTTAGAATGTCAGggcctcctcccccacctcctccacctgcaCCAAACTCGTGTCCCAGTAGACctgcaccacctccacctccacctccaccacttGCTTCAACTTCATCTCCTCCCCGACCTGCCGCACCATCACCGTGTCAACTACATACTTCAACTTCATCTCCTGCACGACCAgttccaccacctccaccaacATTATCTACAATTAGATCTTCAGCGCCAACACCACCTCTACTGCCTGGAGCTACTTCTGCAccatccccaccaccaccaccacccccctgTAGTTCATCAAATCAACTGTctgctccgccaccgcctcctccaagCTTCTCAAAGAACAATGGCAGTATTGCGCCTCCGCCAGCACCTCCTGGTGGTAATGCTAAATTGCCTGGTATGAGGGGGCGTGGACCTGCACCTCCTTCAGGTCCAATGTCTAGGAGCCTTCAATCTGGTCAGGCTGCATCCAGAAGGTCCAACTTGAAGCCCCTACACTGGGTTAAAGTAACAAGAGCAATGCAGGGAAGTCTCTGGGAGGAGTCACAGAAAACTGACGAAGCTTCAAA ACCTCCAGTGTTTGACATGTCAGAACTAGAACATCTTTTCTCAGCTGTCCTGCCAAGTTCAGATGGGAAGCGTTCAGATAAGTCAGGAAGTCGTGCATCTGGATCAAAACCAGAAAAGATTCACCTT ATTGACCTTCGCCGAGCTAATAATTGCGGAATCATGCTAACAAAAGTCAAAATGCCCTTGCCTGACCTAATG AGCGCAATTCTTACTTTGGATGATACTATCCTAGATGCTGATCAGGTGGAAAACCTTATTAAGTTCACTCCAACTAAAGAGGAAGCAGAACTTCTGAAG GGTTACAAAGGAGATAAGCAAGTACTTGGAGAATGTGAGCAG TTCTTCATGGAGCTTATGAAATTACCCCGTGTGGATTCTAAGCTGAGAGTTTTCTTATTTAAGATTCAATTCCCTTCTCAG GTTTCTGACCTTAAGAGGAGCCTGAACATTGTCAACTCTTCCGCGGAAGAG ATAAGGGGTTCAGCTAAGCTGAAAAGGATTATGCAGACAATTCTTTCACTGGGAAATGCGTTAAACCAAGGAACTGCTAGAG gtTCTGCTGTTGGGTTCAGGTTGGATAGCTTACTCAAACTAAGTGACACTCGTGCACGTAACAATAAGATGactttaatgcattatttatccAAG GTGCTTTCTGAGAAACTTCCAGAACTTCTTGATTTTCCTAAAGATCTCGCTAGCTTGGAGTTGGCAGCAAAG TGA
- the LOC4345163 gene encoding probable metal-nicotianamine transporter YSL17 has product MRLNLTSGLLPSLGVPAGLLGFFLARVWIRALDVVGVSHLPFTRQENTLIQIAVVSCSTIAFSGGFGTYILGMSGKSANEGHIGSHGRNVEEPNIGRVIAFLFLVNFSGLFIIVPLRKMMIIRHRLTFPSGTATAHLINSFHTPHGAKQARLQVVTLFKSLGATVLWPIFQWFFAGGKNCGFQIFPTFGMAAYRRGFYFDFSTTNVGIGMICPPMITASMLAGSIVSWGILWPYIETKAGRWFPENLDANDLGGIMGYRVFVGVSMILADGLFTILSALVRTACAMRKRRRGASTVTAAVPPFQCLSATERTMQSFDDRRRAQVFLRDSFPTWVAVASYAALAALSVVAVPLLYPQLGHRHVAAAYVAAPVFAFCNAYGVGVTDMNLSATYGKIAMMVFSSWVGMDGGGVVAGLAACGIIVSAVSGSSDFMQDFKTGYLTLTSPRAMLVGQVAGTALGCVVNPAIFWVFYKVYNMGGGGGDGADVAPYARAYRGIAVLSVGRHGLPDHSVLLCKLFFAMALALSAAREVAERRRWRALRYIPSTIGVAVAFFVPPRIPVGMAVGCLALHVWRRHVDAGGARLLLPAVASGLICGDGLGSLASSMLTLLRARPPICIKFVSRFENQKLDAFLATRHA; this is encoded by the exons ATGAGGCTGAACCTCACGTCGGGCCTCCTTCCGTCGCTGGGCGTCCCCGCGGGGCTCCTGGGCTTCTTCCTGGCGAGGGTGTGGATCCGGGCGCTGGACGTGGTGGGGGTGTCGCACCTGCCCTTCACCCGCCAGGAGAACACCCTCATCCAGATCGCCGTCGTCTCCTGCTCCACCATCGCCTTCAGCG GTGGATTTGGGACGTACATACTTGGGATGAGCGGCAAGTCGGCCAACGAGGGGCACATCGGCAGTCATGGGAGGAACGTGGAGGAGCCCAACATAGGGCGGgtcatcgccttcctcttcctcgtcaACTTCTCCGGGCTGTTTATCATCGTGCCCCTCAGGAAGATGATGATCATCCGCCACCGGCTCACGTTCCCCAGCGGCACCGCCACCGCTCACCTCATCAACAGCTTCCATACCCCACATGGAGCCAAGCAAGCAAG GCTGCAGGTGGTGACGCTGTTCAAGTCCCTCGGTGCAACAGTGCTGTGGCCTATTTTCCAGTGGTTCTTCGCCGGAGGGAAGAACTGTGGTTTCCAGATCTTCCCCACGTTTGGCATGGCGGCATATCGCCGCGG GTTCTACTTCGACTTCTCGACGACCAACGTCGGCATCGGCATGATCTGCCCGCCGATGATCACTGCCTCGATGCTCGCCGGCTCCATCGTGTCGTGGGGCATCCTGTGGCCGTACATCGAGACGAAGGCCGGGAGGTGGTTCCCGGAGAACCTCGACGCCAACGACCTCGGCGGCATCATGGGCTACCGGGTGTTCGTCGGCGTGTCCATGATCCTCGCTGACGGCCTCTTCACCATCCTCTCCGCGCTGGTCAGGACTGCCTGCGCCATGCGCAAGCGCCGCCGCGGAGCTTccacggtgacggcggcggtgccgccgtTCCAGTGCCTCAGCGCCACGGAGCGGACCATGCAGAGCTTCGACGACCGCCGGCGGGCGCAGGTGTTCCTTCGCGACAGTTTCCCCACCtgggtcgccgtcgcgtcgtaCGCCGCCCTGGCCGCgctctccgtcgtcgccgtgccgCTCCTGTACCCGCAGCTCGGGCACCGCCACGTCGCGGCGGCCTACGTCGCCGCGCCGGTGTTCGCGTTCTGCAACGCGTACGGCGTGGGCGTCACCGACATGAACCTCTCGGCGACGTACGGCAAGATCGCCATGATGGTGTTCAGCTCCTGGGTCgggatggacggcggcggcgtcgtggcgggGCTCGCCGCGTGCGGGATCATCGTCAGCGCCGTCTCCGGCTCGTCCGATTTCATGCAGGACTTCAAGACGGGGTACCTGACGCTCACCTCCCCTCGCGCCATGCTCGTCGGCCAGGTCGCCGGCACGGCGCTCGGCTGCGTCGTCAACCCGGCCATCTTCTGGGTCTTCTACAAGGTGTACaacatgggcggcggcggcggtgacggcgccgACGTCGCACCGTACGCGAGGGCGTACCGCGGCATAGCCGTGCTCAGCGTCGGCCGGCACGGGCTGCCGGACCACAGCGTCCTCCTCTGCAAGCTCTTCTTCGCGATGGCACTCGCCCTGAGCGcggcgagggaggtggcggagcggaggaggtggcgcgcgcTGCGGTACATCCCGAGCACGATCGGCGTGGCCGTGGCGTTCTTCGTGCCACCGAGGATACCTGTGGGCATGGCCGTGGGGTGCCTGGCGCTGCACGTGTGGAGGAGGCacgtcgacgccggcggcgcgcggctgctgttgccggcggtggcgtcggGGCTCATCTGCGGCGACGGGCTCGGGTCGCTAGCGTCGTCGATGCTGACGCTGCTCAGGGCGCGGCCGCCGATCTGCATTAAGTTCGTGTCTCGCTTCGAGAACCAGAAGCTGGATGCTTTCCTCGCAACACGGCATGCTTAA